TCCTGCAAAGCGTCTCACGCAATGCCCTTGCAGACCCAGGTATCATTGGCATCAATGCCGGTGCTGGTTTTGCGGTTATTCTCTATATTTTCTTCTTCCAAGGATCTTTTGGCACTGCATCTGTTTTCATTATGCCTTTTTCTGCTTTGCTTGGGGCATTGCTTGCTGCTGGTCTTATCTATATGATTGCTTGGAAGGATGGCGTTTCGCCGGTAAGACTTGTGCTTGTTGGAATTGGTATTAATTCTGCATTTGGCGCGTTAATTATTATCTTCCAATTAATGATGGACCCTCGGGACTTCACACAAGCAACTATTTGGATTACAGGAAGCATCTGGAGCGCAAGCTGGGATTATGTCTTTGCAGTGCTTCCTTGGATTTGCCTGTTTGTACCTTTAGCTATGTATAAGTCCCATAAGCTGAATTTATTACAGCTTGGTGAAAACACTGCTGCAGGGCTTGGAGTAGCAATTGAACGTGAAAGAGGCATCCTTCTCTTTATTTCAGTAGCTCTTGCAGGAGCTTGCGTATCTGTCGGCGGAGGAATCTCTTTTCTAGGTTTGATTGCCCCTCACTTGGCAAGACGAATAATCGGTCCTAGACATCAGACACTCCTCCCTGTTGCCGCATTAATAGGTGCCTTATTGCTTTTGACTGCTGACACAATTGGCAAAAACTTAATGGCACCGACTGAAATACCAGTAGGTCTTGTTGTCTCCTGCCTTGGCGCACCGTATTTTATTTACCTTCTTATAAAAGATTAAATCAAAAAAGGAAAAGGCATTCACCGCCTTTTCCTTTTTTATATTTATTCTAATTCTGCCTTTTTATCTGAAATATGATTGTCGTAAAATACTGCAAGCGTTGTGCTGATATATGGTGCAAGCCACAGAAAACCAATGCCAAGTGTTAGGATAGACAGCAATCCCCAGCCAATAAAACTTAAATATAGAAGGAAATACTTCCACTTAAAGCCGACCATTCGTTTACGGCTTTCTGTTATTGCTTCAAATACGGAATACTCAGGATGATCCTTTAGTAAATAGTATGTTTGCGAATAAGACAATGATTTGATAATACCAGGTATGAATAATAGCAAAAACCAAAGAAATAAGAATATGCTCTGAATAATGGATGTACCAATTATTTTCAAGCCTAACCCAAGGTCTTTATATGCAAGGAATATATCTGCTACTTTAGGCAGTTTTCCTCGCACTAAATCCAAAAAGTACCAAAGTACGGCAATTGATAACGGAACGAGCAGCACCGAGATGAGAGTGCTCACAATAGTTGCTCCTAATGGCGTTGCATCCTGCAGCACCCAAGCCTCAAACCCGCCGCTTAATGGCACCTCAAAAACTAAAGGAACAAAAGCGCTAATAACAAAAACAGTAAAAGTTACCAGTACTGCTGGTCCCCAATTCCCTCTTAGAGCATGTAAAGCTTCTTTTTTAATAGTTCCTATTTTCATGTATTTATCTCCTCCTAAAAGACAAAGCGCAGCAATATTTTACATTATTGTATATAAATTTCCCGGGAAATTTACACCCTTCGTCAATTTATGACAAAGGCAAACTACAATCATTTAGGTGTACCCCCATACATTGTATTCAAAAGAAACCAAGCTAGAACAAATTATCAGCTACATAATTATCAAAAAACTTTGACATACTGTTAAAAATGAGTTAAAGTACCATAGGGACGAACAATTTTAATTAAACATACTAAAATATTCGTATTTAGGAGTGTAAACTATGGATAACGTATTTGATTACGAAGATATACAGTTAATTCCCGCAAAATGTATCGTGGATAGCCGTTCAGAATGTGATACATCTGTAACATTGGGTGGACATACTTTTAGATTGCCAGTTGTTCCTGCAAATATGCAGACAATAATAGATGAAAAGGTTGCTGAATATTTAGCGGAAAATGGATATTTCTATATAATGCACCGCTTCCAGCCTGAAACTAGAAAGGCATTTATCCAGGATATGCAACAAAAAGGATATATTGCATCAATTAGTGTAGGAGTTAAAGAAGAGGAATATGGGTTTGTTGAAGA
This DNA window, taken from Niallia sp. Man26, encodes the following:
- a CDS encoding iron ABC transporter permease, which translates into the protein MSQTKWTTKRFTVTVISLIAAIIVVFLLSLNLGIIKISPSEVLQAFLGQGSPQSANILFNFSLPRMVIAILIGIGMAIAGSILQSVSRNALADPGIIGINAGAGFAVILYIFFFQGSFGTASVFIMPFSALLGALLAAGLIYMIAWKDGVSPVRLVLVGIGINSAFGALIIIFQLMMDPRDFTQATIWITGSIWSASWDYVFAVLPWICLFVPLAMYKSHKLNLLQLGENTAAGLGVAIERERGILLFISVALAGACVSVGGGISFLGLIAPHLARRIIGPRHQTLLPVAALIGALLLLTADTIGKNLMAPTEIPVGLVVSCLGAPYFIYLLIKD
- a CDS encoding DUF975 family protein, which codes for MKIGTIKKEALHALRGNWGPAVLVTFTVFVISAFVPLVFEVPLSGGFEAWVLQDATPLGATIVSTLISVLLVPLSIAVLWYFLDLVRGKLPKVADIFLAYKDLGLGLKIIGTSIIQSIFLFLWFLLLFIPGIIKSLSYSQTYYLLKDHPEYSVFEAITESRKRMVGFKWKYFLLYLSFIGWGLLSILTLGIGFLWLAPYISTTLAVFYDNHISDKKAELE